The Phragmites australis chromosome 15, lpPhrAust1.1, whole genome shotgun sequence genome window below encodes:
- the LOC133893412 gene encoding uncharacterized protein LOC133893412, translating into MVAGRRQCATSEDRSDDAPAEQQPPSMRCHCLCSAGEERLIYVLWYLLTGACVLVTNQFSALFFPESFYDLLVLTSIDTHAYLLFVEMPGNLDGTSLPGSDKRQHINSSSFGDLGSAGLMRKDVPHLISAGSLGDLGGAGMLGRDKRHLISGSSLSDLDGASMLDGQLSHRWFNLAHAGQRGNLGGALLGHERF; encoded by the exons ATGGTCGCGGGCCGCCGTCAATGTGCCACCAGTGAGGACCGAAGCGATGATGCCCCTGCCGAGCAGCAACCGCCCTCGATGCGCTGCCA CTGCTTGTGTTCCGCCGGTGAGGAACGTTTGATTTACGTTCTGTGGTATTTGCTCACAGGTGCTTGTGTTCTTGTCACAAATCAATTCTCTGCATTATTTTTTCCTGAATCTTTCTACGATTTGTTAGTTCTAACTTCTATAGATACCCATGCATATCTCCTGTTTGTTGAAATGCCCGGCAATCTCGACGGTACAAGCCTGCCCGGCAGTGACAAGCGTCAACACATTAACAGCAGCAGCTTCGGCGATCTAGGCAGTGCTGGTCTTATGCGCAAGGACGTGCCTCATCTCATCAGCGCTGGCAGCCTCGGCGATCTTGGTGGTGCCGGCATGCTCGGCCGGGACAAACGCCATCTCATTAGCGGCAGCAGCCTCAGCGATCTGGACGGCGCCAGCATGCTTGACGGGCAGCTATCACATCGGTGGTTCAATCTCGCGCACGCTGGGCAGCGAGGGAACCTTGGCGGCGCACTACTTGGACATGAGAGGTTTTAA